The following DNA comes from Bombus pascuorum chromosome 3, iyBomPasc1.1, whole genome shotgun sequence.
CGAGGATATTCTCGCGGGTTTCATGACGAACCCAATTCGTTCGATTAcaaagattagaaaaataatcggCGCGAGAAGCTCTCTGCGGCTATCTCTCCGCGTCTCGAGGCTAAATCGTCGATCCATCGATCTTCACGTTCCATCAAAGTTGTTTCTCTCCGCGGAAAACCAACGATCCACATAGCAATCGGACCTACAATTAGATCCGAATACGAAGATGACTTGCGTCTTCCGCAACGAACCAAACCTCGAAAGTCGCGATTCTTCACTTCTCTTCCACCTCTTCACTCTTTCAATCGATTTCTCTCGCTCGTTCTCTCTTGCTCTCTCCAACCTCTCTCTCTTTAACAATAGCAGGTACTAGCATAGCTACCACAGTCGTACGTATCGTTAATAGTTACAATTAAGTTTAGATATTACTAAAGGGTACTGATCTCCCGTTTTATCCCCTCACGCCTCTGTTACCCGCACTTTCTCGCCCCCTCTTTACCCTTGTTAGTTCCGCGGTTAAAAACTTGTTTTTAGCACCCCTCGCGTGGCCGGAAACCTGCCGACTCGCTCGCCGTTTCCAtctttcgttcgatatttcttCAAATCCCAAAATTTCCAATTGCTCCTAACGCGAAGCTTCGATTTAGCTTCGATCTTGTCATCGATCCTTTTTTCCAGATCTTTTCTAGATCTTTTGAGCGACGCGTTACTAAGCAAGAACCACGACTCTTCGATGACACATGTTATCTATCGaagaattctttttctctcgtggGAAATCTTGTGTGATTCTCGATGTAATACGCTACTGAAAGCATTGGATGAAGGTAAACGAAGACATCGATTCGTTTTCAGAGTCGGTCGATCGCTACGATATTCGGTCCAAGACGGAACGACCGCGGTACAGGAAGCTGCTGCTTGGCGTCGGTCATACAAAACTggctatataaaaattcgtacgAAAGAACGACGAAAGTTACGCCTAAAAATTATGCTACTTATACACTTACACGATACAAAGTCACGCTAAAGTTTCGAAACTAGTCTAAGAGAGGACTCGATTGGACCGAGCTGATCGACCAACGCAAACGCCATCTATCCTCCATCGTTTTATGCcgttaagaaaaaaaaaagaaagagtacACGAGCTAGTCGACAATCTCTGGCCGCGCGTATTCCGTACGTTTGTCCCACGACGACAAGATTAAAcactttttaatacttttagcACCTAGTGCCCGGCCCGCGGCTCGCGACACCTCCGCCAACGTTGCTGTCGTGCTTTTTCTACGCTGCTCGACGGACGAGAACGACCATGACCCGATCTGACAAGCGATCgaataagaagaaattatGATTCATCAGGTTAATCTCGAACGCTGACTTTTGGGTCTGTAGTTTGCGGTCTTGCGTTAAGCTATTGGACATTTTTTGAGACTTCTTCGCTAGACTTGTTTTATACTGTACGATTTTAGGTGTCTTATCGATCAAATGATTTTGATACTGTCACTGTccgttttgaaatatttcagatcATTTATACAAGTGGAATGATGATTTCAGAGTACCATAAATATGGTTTTTATTGAGTAATCAACTTATCTTCTACTGGACGTTTTTAGTTATCTCAGATGGTTTGTAAGAGTAGAAGGTCGATTAATCAACTTGTCTTATGCTGGACgcttttcgatatttcaaatggCTTGTAGAAATAGAGGAGTGATTTTGAGATATTATTTGCTTGTTTAATATGGAATAATCGATTTGCCTTATACTGTGTGACTTTAGATATCTCAGGTTGGTTTGTAGCAAGTACTTCTACTTATTCATTATGCTGTTCAGCGAGCTAaacgtattattaattttctttaaatcgaATAATCAATTTGCCTTCTACATTTAGATATCCGAAAAcagaattgaaataattgcatACATGATCGATCTCTTAAAGATAAACGTATAAAACAGTCTAGCCACGCTTCCTCAATCGCTAGATTTTATCAACTTTTCTCGATAAACTTATTCGTTAAACAGACAATATAGCGATTTCAAAAGATGCGAAATCTATCATACATCGATGAAAACAGTAACTATCCTAGAAAATTGAACTTGTCCCGTATAACGCTCATCGCAAAGAGCCCGCAAGCGTATGAACGCCGTGAGGTGTGTTCGGGGTCACGAGCACGGTCGTAGCACGGCCGTCGAGGACAGTAACAGTGGCCTTTAATAACGTAATCACCTAATTAATCTCGCGAACGCGAACCGGCTGGTTGCTCGCTGCTCCAACCCCTTCACCGCCGTGGCTTTGTTTCCCTTCCGATGCGTCCTTTGTCCTCGATCTTCCAACATCGTCAAACCGGAGGCGACTAACGGAAGTTCGAATAATCGTTTTGCCTCCGCCAGTAGGATCGATATAAggtatacacacatatatatatcatatgaATCGAAGGAGAGCCAGAAGCTCGATAGCGGTGGAATTAAGAAAGTTTACGAAAGTTTATAGACGTTTGCTGGTGTATCGCGAAGTTTGCTCACGATCGGATGATGTTGTTCCGTTTCGAGAATCTCAGCGATGTCCGGTTGAACGTCATAGGTGCATAGGATGGGGGAGAGGACGTCACGTTGAAAGGAAATCGCGCCCGGAGAGATTAAACTCGGGACCGGAAGCGGTACGGTATCATAAGCGGGGCAGCGACGCAACGCGGCCATATTCCCGTTCGTGCGAACACGCCGCCACTCTCTatctctttttccctttctacCTCTTCCGCTCTCCTCTCTCTCCTTTgcttttttcacttttttttcttctcctacGCTCTActgcatttattataaaaataaaatgtaaaatcgtACCGAGAACGAGTTCTCCGAACGGTATTGGAACCGCGAGCACCATCTGCGTCTCGATCGAGAAAGAATCCCACGGCAGCCGTCCTCGCGTTCTTCGTCGCATTTTAAACCGCTTCTAACAACTTTTCTCTTCGTCTTCCTTTTgtcctctttcttttcctctatTTGCTCGTTCGCGTATATTTTCTGTTCGATCGTTCTTCGGATCGAACAAGAGGAATAAACGGGAAATGCGTGTACGACTACGACCGGGGGTGTTCGTTCGTCGATGGTTCGACAGAGCGGATACAGGCCGTCCCTATACCGTTTCGCGACAACCCGCGAAGTGAGTgcatattttgaatataatacaTAGGCTCTACAGATATATTCAATATCAATTCTCCGACTATACcagtgaaaaaataaattattacacgtTGGTAATATCTGTGTGTACGTGTTGGTGAAGTCGTGCGCGATATTAAGTGTCCGCACACCCCGCCCTCCTGTGTCTTTTGCACGGACGCGTGATGCACGCGTGTGTGTATCCTGTGTCTCTGTGTAATATGTGTGTATGCGATCGTGAGTGTCGCCAGCACGCCACCAGCCAGGCGGGGCGTTCCGTGTGGTTCAATGTAGACGTTATGGGTTGTGTAAGTGTGTAGATGGCCAGGTAAAATGTTTCAGGATTGAGTGTGTCCATTGCGTGTGAATCTGGCCCGTGTGAAATTTTACGCACGCTGTTGCTCGTTTCTGTGTATGTGTGAGTGTGTGTCTCTTGGCTCTTTCGCTGTCCCAGGTGTGGGCGCTTGGCGCATCGTtcgacattttatatttttctctttcttcttctctatttctctGAAACGTcgaaaaaaaatcacaaattgATCTCTCTGTGTGATCTATATAGAGTTACGTGTACATTCTGTTCTTGACAATTTTATCTTTCCAGCTTGTTTCAAAATGTCCCGCCTAGTAGATTAAACGAGACACACAGGGAGCAGCTATTCATCGAACGGGCGCCCAGCGCCATCTCAATCGGGGTCCATGATGTTCGTATTGTTGTTTTACAGTTACAGTATATTAGATACACGCAGTTTTCTATTACGTTAGTCGGTTGCAAAGTTCGCGTTCGCGAGTCCCATCGCTTCGAACAGTCCCTCCTCCTCTTCGTTCCTTCACCATTCCTCTCCTATGAACGTCTTGCACGCACGCCTCAGCACACAGGCGCACCGAATTCGAATCCCTCTATACATGCTCTATATAATCTCACTCTCACTCTCTCGCAcgttctctctttcctctttctctctttctctctttctctctctttctctctctctctctttcgcacTCTCCCGCTTTCGTTCTCTCGTTCTCATTATCCCTCTATCACGCGAATAGTCTCGTCGTCTTGACCCGCGCGCGCGTCGACCCGGTGCCTCTTCCTCGGTGCTGATTGCGTCCTCTCTGCCGAAGGTATCTCTTTTCTTCCGCTCCCTGTCTCCCTGCCTTAATCTACACGTTGTTCATACATATACTATTGGCTGTCCATCGTACGAGAGAGTATCACGTAAGAATCCTCTCTCGGCCATCCGGAATAGGATCGAATGAGAAAACAGGAGTCGATGAATTTTGGATGCTTCCttgatgaaaaattcatcACCGTCAGAGTATCACGACGAAGATGTTTAAGAGGACCGATCCGTTAAGGATTTGGCTATGTAGAGGTAACATGGCGGCTTCCGGTTGGATGCTCCTTTTGTcagagagagacagagtgGGAACTATTTAGTGGGTGAGCAGGAATCTCGACGGCATCGTCCGCTGCGTGCGCGAGAAGCCCTCCAATCAGATGGTGCAAGCGAAATCGGGTTTGTGTATGTGTGTTAGGGTTACGGAACCTAGACTCTGGACGACGTCTCGACGCATGAGGGAGAGACTGGAACGTTGTCATGATGGCCAGGAACGGTTACAATCGACCCGGTCTCTCAGACGATCCTCCGACTGTCCTCCTGCCTGTCCGGCGAAGCAACAGAGGAGCAGGCGCGAATCGAGTCGCGCCAGTCGGTTGGTCTTCACTTGCGCGGGGTATTAGTTGGCTACGAGGAGATGCTGGTATTGGCTGGCCGGATACGGCGCCACGGAGCCGAGGCCAAAGTTGTTCAGACCTTCGACAAGCGCTGTCTTATCCTGTTGCTGGCCAGAACCGTTCACGTTGCTGTTCGTCGCGGCTGAGCCAACCGGGCCGAGATTGCCAGCGCTCTGCGAGTTCCCATTGCTGCCTGCAGCGTTGCTGGTTCCGTTCACGCTGCCACCGTAGAATTGATGGCCAGCGATCGTCGTTGGATCGAGGTAAGATGACGGGAAGTTCACGCCTGTGTATAGATCAGCGGAGAGGTAACCACCATGGCTGGACGAATCGAAGATGTTGCGGTGAGGAAATTGAGGATGATACGCGGCTGGACCGTGCTGGAAGAAATATGCGCTTGGATCTGCGTGTTGTTGACCGGCACCAGTCACTATGCTTCCTGGTGACAGGCTGCGACTCCGAGGAGAACTCTGCGACACTGGCAAGCCACCAGCACCAGcttgctgctgttgttgctgttgttgttgctgttgttgctgctgctgttggTGCTGttggtgatgatgatgatgatggatCTGTTGCTGCATGGCACGTTGCTTGATGTAATTCGAGAACTCGGTGGGGGACATTCTGAAATTATACGATTACACATAGTTCAGTTGTACGATCGGTAGGTTGGTTACGCGGATTATAGTTAGGGTTGCTGTCGGGATGCTGATCTTTTGGTTGAACGATACACGAAAATACCGAGACCGTGACTGTGAATTCTCATCATATATGTTAAAATGTAAAGTTAAAAAGAGAGTCAACTAGAATGTCAAATTCAACTTAACATCCCCAACATGCAACTCAATCCCAAAAAGATACACCAGTAATCAACCAACCTGTTCGCCCGTTTGCTGCTGGTTTTCAGTTTAGTGCTACCGAACTTAGTCTGCGCGAATGTGGCGGTGGTGAATGTGAGCGGTGCGGTAGTTCGTGGGATGAAAGCCGGGACGGGACTAGGCGAACCCTTGAACGAGCTGGTGATAGGCGTCGGCGAAGGTGCCGACGAGGAGCCAGACCCATGACCACTTTGCTGATTATTTGACGATCCATTGCTCGCATTGCTTCCGAGCGAGCTTGGGAAGGGCGACGTGGACTTGGGGCTGAGACTGAGCCCACTCAAGGAAGTGCCTACGGCTTCGATAGGCCTGAAGCACTGAGCCTCGGGATTGAAGGTCTTGGTAACTTCTCGATCGGCCGAACTCTCGTCGTGTGGATCTCCGGTTTCAGAGTAAAGGATCTTCACCGCGTTCATTTCGCCAATTCGATAGCTCACCTCTCCGGGATCGACCCAGATGGCCAACTCGGCTGGTAGGTTCTCCAGGATATCCTGAATAGGCACGCCGCTCTCCTTGGCTGCCCGTTCCAGAACTGGATCCACTGGGTCGCCAGTCTTCAGACATCTGAACGCGGATCCCTTGAACGGTTTCTCCGGGTACCAGTGACCCTTGAACTTATCCTTCAGCGCCTTTTCCAGCTCCTCGCCGAAGATATTGACTCGCCTTCGCGGTAGCTTATTGTAGAGGTATGATATCACGAAGTTGAGCGCCACCTGCACCTCCATGTGCATCTTGCCCTTTGCTGGGAGAATCTTCGGGCTGTTGCTGGTACTCGCAGCCGCGGAATAGTACTCAGCACGTCCGCACGATCGGCCGTTTTGCCGCCGACACCTCGCGACTCCTTGATGATGCGCCACTGGACGACAGCAACGTCGACAGTGGCGTTAAAGATTTAGATCTGGTGTTGGGTGATCGGTGGACGATTCTCTCGGATTCACGAGACTGTAAAGAGaaatgtttccttttttaaaaattttctacgtatcgtaaaaaaagaatttttatattattaatttcgacTTTAATGTTGTTAATTTCGACAATGatgttcaaaaatattttataataatggtTTGTAGAGAAGCTGAAACGCTAATTTGTAAAGACAGAAGTTTACACGTTCGCtgcagataaaatatttttagcagcgttttttaacaatttttatagttaCGAAGCAGTCAATGATACGAGATGatttacaacaaaattaattaaaattctagtAATTTCTCCCAGAAACAAAACATTTCGTTTcctgtataataatttaatacgttTATCAATCTTATCAATCACGTCCTAAATTCTTAAACTTGTTTCTAAACAAGTATCCCAATAATTATACATCGTACTGCGATCTATCATCTGTGACAGTATCGCAAACAATTTCAAAAGCGTAACAGCCTGTAACGAGCTTTCAGGAAGAAAAAGTcacgtataaaaattcacgaCTCACGTACAAAGGAGCTCTTTCTATCGAGAGTTCGAGTGATTTTCAATAAGtgcaaaatcaaattaaaagagTGCCGGGACGAGTATCTTCGAAAGGTGGTCGCTTTTACCACGGCTGGGCCTGCGTTATCGGCTCCTTTTCACGATCGCGCATTGATACGGAACGCCGCTTCCGGTTACTCGGCCCGCTCTTTCATCCTCTCAACAGAACGTCGAACGAGAGCCAATCGTTCCCGTATTCGCATAATGCCCTTCCAGGCTCTCTGCGCTTCGCAACAAAGCCCTCTTTTATCTGAATTCTCACCCTTTCTCGCTTTATCTGCTCGGTAATTTGGAACTCGTTTACGTGCCAAGAGAATCTTAATGATTGGCTTGGATAGAGTAGAAACGTCTTCCTCGTGAGTGATTTTGAAGAATTCTAAGACGATGATGAGTTGGAAATTCGCAGATGGTGTTGCAAAGATTCGAGATatgtatgcatttatgggGAACTTGAAAGTGCGAAATTCACATAATGAGAAAATGAATCTAAAGCGGTAGCACCAGTTCCAATACCTGCcaattgaaacaa
Coding sequences within:
- the LOC132905289 gene encoding protein Tob1-like encodes the protein MHMEVQVALNFVISYLYNKLPRRRVNIFGEELEKALKDKFKGHWYPEKPFKGSAFRCLKTGDPVDPVLERAAKESGVPIQDILENLPAELAIWVDPGEVSYRIGEMNAVKILYSETGDPHDESSADREVTKTFNPEAQCFRPIEAVGTSLSGLSLSPKSTSPFPSSLGSNASNGSSNNQQSGHGSGSSSAPSPTPITSSFKGSPSPVPAFIPRTTAPLTFTTATFAQTKFGSTKLKTSSKRANRMSPTEFSNYIKQRAMQQQIHHHHHHQQHQQQQQQQQQQQQQQQQAGAGGLPVSQSSPRSRSLSPGSIVTGAGQQHADPSAYFFQHGPAAYHPQFPHRNIFDSSSHGGYLSADLYTGVNFPSSYLDPTTIAGHQFYGGSVNGTSNAAGSNGNSQSAGNLGPVGSAATNSNVNGSGQQQDKTALVEGLNNFGLGSVAPYPASQYQHLLVAN